The genomic region CGATCCGTCGCTCAGCGCCTTCACATTCGACGGCCCGTACCCGGTAACGGACGGTTATGATCTGCTGGATAATATGTATTGCGCCGATAATGGCCGCTGGTTTGAGACGCCGGTTGACTGGTACGGGCTGGCCCGTTCTTTCGGTCAGGCGTCATGGCATCAGTCAGCGCTTTACTTCAAACGCAATGCGCTGACCGGCTGCTATATTCCCCATCCGCTGCTGAACCGTCAGGCATTCTCCGCCTTCGTGCTTGACTGGTTTGTCTTTGGCAACTGCTATCTGGAGTGCCGCCGTAATCGCCTGAATGGGCCGCTGACGTTGCGCCATGTTCCTGCGAAATACACACGTCGCGGCAGCGATCTGGACACGTACTGGTTTATCCGTCAGTGGAAGGATGAGTACATGTTTAAAGCGGGTGAGGTCTGCCACGTAATGAATCCTGATATTCACCAGGAGATCTACGGAATGCCGGAATATATGGGTGCACTGCTCTCCGCCAGCCTGTCACACTCCGCCGATAAGTTCCGCAAACTCTATTACGATAATGGCTCACATGCTGGCTGCATACTCTACGTCGGCGCGACGCAGGTTGACCAGGAAAGCATAAAGGTGGTGCAAAAAACCCTGTCAGAGGCCAGAGGAAAAGGCGCATTCAAAAACGTGCTGATCAATGCGCCGGGCGGTGGTAAGGATGGTGTGCAGCTGATACCGTTCAGTCAGATCTCTGCAAAAGATGAGTTTCTGAATATCAAATCTGTTACGCGTGACGATATTCTTGCCGCCCACCGCGTGCCGCCGCAACTGATGGGTGCCATGCCTGGTGAGAAAGGATCGTTTGGCGACGTTGAAAAAGCCGCGCGCGTCTTTGCCATCAATGAACTGATGCCGGTTATGGAAGCACTGAAGCATGTCAACGACTGGCTCGGCCAGGACGTGATCCGCTTCAATCCTTACGCGCTACTTGAGCAGAAGTGACTCACTGCCGCACTTCGCCTGCCCTTCCCGTGCGGAGCATAAAAGCGTTATGCCCGCACGGGATCGCCGATCAGAGGTATGCAGGAGGGTAACGTTTTTTTAGTGCGCTCCCGATGTGTCGCTTTATGCTTTCCACCACATCCTCCCAGACGTTCTCATCAGATTTACCGATAAGCACCCTGACAGGTCTGTCCTGTTCGACCTGGACGTCAATACTGACGCGGTTATCACCCACAGAAGCGAGCTGAAGGTTCAGAACCACACTGACATGCAGACCTGATGGTTCGTTTTCGACCCACGTTCTTACTGCCATGCGAATTGCTCCGTCAGGGGTGACGCCAATCTGTCGAACGGAGAGCGCAGAAAAACCTTCTGGTTCGTTGCATGGCAGACCGGTCTCAACATAGGGGTGGAGATCCCCGGCACTGTCCACCCAATGACGGGCAGGCAGGCCCAGCCATTCCTCATAGTATTCGATCAGCCTTATCGCCTCATTCCTCAGTATTCTTGCGGCATCGGCTCGCCTTTCTTCGACCGTCTCATTGAGACGGCATAAATCACGGAAGTGGCTCATTGCTCACCTCTTTTCTTTCTGGTTGTACTCACCGCTATTGTGCTGACTCATCCGATGATGAGCAATGCGAATTTCAGTGCTCACCGTCAGATTTTTCAATACCCGCATGACCGCCCGGTGCCTGATACCGGAGGCGAGAAAACGCGCTGAGAAGGCGAAAAAGGCCGGAGAATGCCAATTAAAGGCATCACCTCCCGACCCTCCGTCGCGTGGGCTGTTCCCCCGTCACCTGCGCGCGACATTTGCTTCGTTTTTTGTGCATTTGCCGATCCGGGGCCAGACCGCGCCGCCACAGGGCGGAAAGGGTATAAACAGCGTCAAAAAAATTGTGCAAATTTGTGCACTATTGTGCAACAGAGAATGAAGGCCAGGAAAGAAGAAAAGCCGCCTCAAAAGGCAGCTTCTCAGATTAGTGGGGATTGATGGATAATCGGCGCAAAACTCAAAAAGAAGATTGGAACTCTTCTGCTCTGCGCTCAATTTCTGCCATGTAGGATGTACGGGCTAACTCATGCGCATTGGGTGTCATGATGCTGATCAACTGATACTTATCTGGATATAAGAAATGGCGGGAGTAAACGAGATAGCTGTTTGATTTACGCGAAGCAGCAGGCAATTTTGCAGGCCACGGCTTTTCATCAGGTAAACGGATATGGATCTTAAAAACAAAAGAATCGCGGAGACGCCCGCTATCTTCCCATTGCCCTTCATTGCCAAAAACTGAGGGTAAAGATCCGCCGTTCTTCCATGACTGCAAAGCATGTGCATATTTACGAGCAACTGCGGGAAGTTCTATATCGTTGTGGACAGAGACTTTAATCATGGCTCTGCCTTAATGGAACGTTGGATCTTCAAGGCCCAGCTTTTTATGTTCACTGCGGATAAGTGCATGAACCTGATCGGCAGTAACACCCAGATCAGCATCTGAAGTTTTCTTAGGAACATGCGTGCTTTCAATGAAGGATAAAATATCTTCAATCGTATAGCGAAGCGTCGCAGCGGAACGAGCAAAAGCGACAATCTCTTTTCTCAGTCCCGCGTTACTTTCAGGTACGCTTTTCAGCGCAACCCTTGCAGCCTCGACAAAACTTGCACATACCGCAATATGACGGAAAAGGCTTTCAAACCCTTCCTGAGTCTCTTTTTTCTGATTTTTCAGAATAATAGGGATCTGCTTCTCTTCCCATTCAATGCGGAGGTTTGCTCTGTGTGTCTTCATCCTGTCAGCCAGGTTAAGCATATAACTGGTGGCCTCATCAATAGGAAGGTATGCCACAGAATCCTTTACGTCCTGGAGGGATAGCGTAGACGTACTATGCCGGGAGATTGATACGTCATGATGCACAATACTACTGGCAGGAACAGGGGCAAGAGCCACCGCCAGCGCTGCGGCCATAGATGATATTTTATTTTTCTTACTGCCCATAATTTCCTTTCCTGCCAATAATCGTGAACCACTGCCGGAATGATAGCGCAAAAAAATCACCCGCTGAAACGAATTATCCTCGCGGCAAAACTAGCCCGCATCAACCTCATTGAGCGCCACGTTGTGGCGCTGGCGGACTCTTTGCCGCCCGCACCCGCAGAATCGCTATTTCCGGCGTAACGCATTACGCCAGCCATACCGATTGCCATGAAAACACGGTATTAAGCCCCGCCGAACTTAGAGATAAATGCCTGCCCTGCGGGGTCAGGCATGCTTCATGCGCTCGTTTAACGTCTCAACAATGAACGCATTCACCGATACTTCATTTTCTGCGGCTGCCTGATTCAGGCGTTCGCCGAAAGATTCAGGGTAGCGAAGCGTGAATGTCCTGGTTTTTTCCTGGCGGGCGTAAGGTTCTATACCTTCCGCACTACAATCTTCCAGATACTCACGAAGCGAAATATCGCCTTCTTTGTTCAGTCCCTGAATACTGTCAGAAACAAAGTCACAGTAGCCTGTCAGCCCCAGAAAGCGCCCGCGAAACATATTAATTTCCGGCACGTAGCTGACAACCGCTGGCTGCCCGGCAATAACGATCATATTTGGGGTGGCTGGTTTTGTCATGGTTTCACTCCGGTGCTTTCTAACCATTCGCGCAGGCTGACGACTGCGCCTTTAGTAAAATGCAGCTTCCGGCATATTGCCCCCTTACTTCCCGGCCATTTTTCCACATCAGTATTACCACTTCGCCTGGATTGAATCGTGCACCATTGATGCATATATATTGCCTGAAAGAGAAGATCACATGCTGATCATCGTAGGGCAAAAAGTAGTCGGTCGCATCATCAATGCTCACCTCAATATAACCGGGTGGTTTAGTTTTTAATGGTTGTGCATTTCTGGCATCCATCCGGGGTATCCTCATTGTTTTTGCTGACTTCATGTGAGCATTTTTTACAATAGCGGAGCAGATTAACAAATCTGATGCTGCCGTTCCTGTCCATAAACATTTTTCGCGTCTTATCAGTATGTACAGACGAACCCCGCGATAACGCTTCAACCAGTCGTTCACTTACATATATTCCCAGAATGTCCAGCACCTTGCTGGCCCTGGCTGCAAGCTGGGGCGGTGGAGGGGATGAATGCACCGGTTGCGAGTATTTTGTTGGTGGCGAACTCTCTTTACTTCCTGGTGGTGGGCTACTGCGCAGGCGTTTTAATAATTCCCGTCTTTCGTGGCGTGTCATCTGCCCGAAATCCTTAATTTCCTGCGTAGCAATATCTGTACTTTTGTCTGAATTTTGCTCAGGCGGACAGTTATTGCCACGAGTCCAAGGGGCGTCAGGGCCGCCCCGAAGGTCAGGGTCAACCCCCTTAAGGGCTTCTTCTGACGCGGATTTTATTCTTTTTCTGACCATTACCCAGTTGTCGGGGTGCGTGCAGACGCGCGACTCTTCACCAAGGGCGGGGGCCCAGATACCGAAAATCTGTATTCCGGCTTCGCCGTAATCGTTGAGTTTGTCGGCGACATCGTAGGCGGTGCGGATCAGATAGTCTTTGCGGGGGATCAGCACGCCGCCCTGACTGTTGATATAGCTGGCAAAGCATCCGGCATCGGCGGCAACCAGTACGTTATCCATTGACTTGTCAGGCAATTCTGCGGGGCCATCCTTCTGGCGCGACATCTGGACGGCCAGCCTTCGCAGTTCACGGTAAGCCTGGCGGGAGGGAATGCCGAAGAACTGGAACTGGCGCACACCGTGTAAACCCGTCCAGCCAATAGCGTGCTCCACGCTATCGGCCATGCTTTTTCCGCTGTCATTATCCACGCGCGGCTGACCTGTTTTTGGGTCAATGCCGCCTACTGCTGCGCCATCAACGTTTTTACCTATATAGGTTGCGATATAGCTTGTTGGGGTGCCTTTTTCTTTGGTGATAAGTTCGCTTTCAAAGCGGGGGGTAATATCGTCGCCCAGCTCCGCCCTGTCTTCGCGGATCGCAAATTCGCGCACAATATCAACAATGGCCTCGCGTTCGTCCGGGCGCGCAAAAATCATCATGTGCCAGTGGACGGTACCGTCATGATGCGGTTCGGCAACCCTTACCCCATACCAGCGCAGCTTTTTGCGATTAAGTTTCTTTCGTACCCCGGCAAAAAATACGTTAACCAGATAATCGCTGCTGTCGCGTACCGTTGAACCGTCCCATTTGGGATTGAGTGGGCCGCTCTCCAGCGTGGCATGGAAGCGCGAAGGGCAGGTGACCGTCAGAAAAACGGCCTCATCGCCGCGTGCCTCGGCGATATTTTCCATACCCTTCATGGTGGTCATCATTTCAAAACGGCGGTGCTTTGGGTTGCTGTTACCGGCGTAATACGCATCTTCCAGATCGATGGTGAAACCATCCTCATTCACCAGTTCGTAAGATTTAAGGAAGTCGCGCATGCGGCGGCGCTGGTCGCGATGTTCTGTGAGAGCATCCCGACTGAGGTATACCGATGTGGTTTTCGACACCATCCCGGCAGCCCTGAGCTGTTCTTCCCGCCAGATGCGCCGGAGTCGCCAGAGTTTGCGCTGCCACCAGTTGGCGCAGGTCAGGCGGGCTATGGCACCCGGAAGCTGCTCAAGGTCTGGTTCACTCCGTCGATCGTTGTCTGTTCTGAGTGCTTCCCACCCTGCAGGTGTGACGTTCAGTTTAAATACCGTGCGGGCCAGATTCTGGTAAGCCTCAAGGGCGTCATTCAGCGAGAAATTAACGCCGTACAGATCACACAGGCGGTTAAACTCACCTTCTATCGCGCCCGCCGTCAGGGTTGCAGCTGTCTGGATCTCGCGTTTGGTCAGTCGGGGAAGGTCGAGTAATGCATCCAGTCGCTCTTTTGCCGTCACATACTGATAAGCAGGCGTCCTGAAGCGGGTATCGATGCGTTCCACGCGTTTAAAAATGCGGTTAAGCTGGCCGTGCAGGAATGCGCTGGCTGGGCGCTCCTTCTTTCCGCCCTGTTCCGCGTCATGTTGTTTTTTGCGCAAAAAGCGCAGGCGCTGCATGAGCGGTTCGCGCAGATAATCTGGCATTGCCAGAAGCGCAACCACCTGATTATTGTCCCTGTCCCGTCTCGCTGCCCGCCTGTCTTCTTCGGTTCTTTTCAGCTCCTTATCACGAATAAGATCGCGTTCGAGGGCGCGATTAATCATGATCTCACAGGCTGAGGGGGGCTGCCCTGCCCGGCGCAACGCCTCGGCCCGTTGATCACTACGGGTGTAGTAGGCTATTTGTCTGGCAAGCTCTGTAATCCGGGGGGCTTTGCCGAAGGTGGACGGATCGGGTGCCGGTCGGGGAGCATTCCAGTACCAGGCGTAAGGTGCGCTCATTACTTCCCGCCCCCGAACTCAGCCCAGGCAACCTGACATGCTTTCAGCAACCGTGCGGACTCGGCGATAAAATCCCCGGCGTCCAGGTGTCCTGATCGCCGGATACTGTGAGCAATGAGATCGGCAAAAAGCGGTCCGGGTGAATGATAGATGGCCAGTGGCCCCTCATTGCGTTCCATCAGGCTGTAAAGCGCCAGTCCGTACTTTTCAGAGATGATCCGGTAGCGGCCATCAATAATGCATTGTCCGCCGATCGTTTCCTGCTGGCTCTCATGATGGTGGGTCAGTAATTTGTGCCAGCTGTCGTGGTAATCCTGAGTGCGAACGGCCAGACGTGGATCACGTCCCCACAACCAGTCAATAAAGGCGTAAAAATCGGTCATGCGCGATTCTCCCGTTTTACAGGCGTGAGCAGGCACCCCGGTATTGCTGCGGGGTGCGCGTTTGCGGGCGGGTTAAGCTGAAGTGAAGTCTTTGAAGATCGCCTGTATATCGCTGACGTCATCGGCGATATAGCTGAGGGCTGATTGCAAATAAAGTGGCATCGGGTCGTAATCCCGTCTGAGTATTTCAGCGGACAGGAAAAACGCCATTGCGCGGGCGCGGTGCAGTTTTCGGTTGATTTCGGTGGTCTGATGCGTGCGAACGACGTCGCGGGCACTCGGTTTGTTGCAGGTAGAACTATTGCGGGTTGCCATGATTGGGCATCCTCCGTGCTGAGAGTTAAAAACTCACCACGAGAGTTGCTACGCTCAAGGGTGGTGAGGCGTACAGGGGTAGCAATACCGGTCAGCACAGAACCCGGCCCAGCCGAAGCTGGCCCTGCACGCCCCACCATAATGCTGATGTGGCCGTGCTTCGCACACAAAAAAACCGCGTTAGCGCGGTTGTGCGCTGTACTGATTACCGGGTTGCTACACCCGGCAGCCGATTTTGCGGCTGCACGGGGAATATAGCCTCCGGTAATCAGAATATGCAAGGTTTTTTTGTGGGCGCTGCTGCGGGGGAGCATTCGACTGAATCCCGTCATCATCCCGCAACCTGTTCGCCAAAGATAACGTATGGAAGCTCCCCATCCTGTTCGTCAGTGATCTGACGCACCCGGATGATTGCCCCCGGCTTGATGCCACATGCCTCTCTGGCACTGCCACAGATTATCGAGTCGCCGATATGGACATGCGCATCAGGGATGAACGTCTGATGGCGGGCGACCATTTCTTTGCGAGATTCACTCATACCTGACTCTCCGCGTGGGTGCCCAGAGTGCCGATCACCTCTCTGGCCCTCTGGCGGTTACTGGCGTCAGTGCTGACGGAACGCTGCACGCTGATTTCGTGCATCCTGAACGACTGGTAAATCTCGCGGGTGGTTTCGGTGTCACTGTTGGAAATGACAACCGGCGCGCCATATTTGCGGTTAACCTCCAGCAGCTCCGCCACTAACTGGCGGTGGTGCTTCCCGGTGAATGGCTCGGTGTGGTATTGAGTGAAACTGGCGGTTTCGCTGACAGGCAGGTACGGCGGATCGCAGTAGATGGCTTCATCCGTTCCAGCCATCACTTTGAGGGTGTTTTGAAACGAGCTGCACAGGAAAATGGCTTTGGTGTCGTTGGCCTTCTCGGCAAACTGGCGGATCTCCGTTTCCGGGAAGTAAGGCGCGGTTTTGTGCTGACCAAAGGGTACGTTATAGCCACCACGCTGGTTATAACGCACCACGCCGTTGTAACCGTGTCGATTGAGATAGAGAAACAGCGCAGCCCTGTAAACATCAGGCAACCCCTTCACGCTGTTGAATATGTGACGGTTGCGCAAATAAGCTTCCTTTGAATTCCCCTCAGCGAACAGCTGACGCGCCATACCAGTCAGCAGATCGGGGTTACCCTTAACCTCGCGATAAAGGCGGATCAGATCCGGGTTGATATCGGCGAGGATATAGCGGCGATAATCGGTATTGAGGAACACTGACGCGCCGCCCACAAAAGGCTCAACGAGGCAATTGGCCTTTGGAAGGTATGGCAGTAATTCAGGTATAACGCGGGTTTTTCCTCCCGGCCATTTGAGAAGGGAGCGGATCATAATGCCGCCCCCGTAGCGCCTTTGGCTGCGAGGCTTTTCAGGTTGTCTGAGAGCTGGGCGATCTGATTCCACACATCAGCGGCAGCGTTATGTTTTTCAGGGTCAACAAGCCGATTTGAGGCATACCCACAGACAGTAAGCGTAACCTCTTCAACCGTTCTGACATCGCGGACATTCCAGAAATTCCAGACCGGTTTTAACTCTACAGCGCGCATTGCGTTATAGATAATCGGCATATCGTAATCAGTACCGCGCGCCCAGACTTTCACGCTCGCCTGATCACAATTTCTCAGGATAAACCTATTTAATTCACTGAGAGCTACAGGGAGGGAGCCAGCCCCTTCTTTCGTTACCTCCGCTCGTACTTCTCCCGACTGCTTAAACCACCATCTGATTGTTTCAGCACCCAACGTTCCGCCGAATGCTTCACTGCTTTCAATAGCAATAGCCCGGTACATTGAGGCGAAAACCTTACCTGACATAGGATCAAAGATTGCCGCAGCTACAGACGCAATAGCGGCAGTTGGCTTGTTATCCATGGCTTCAATATCAATCATTACGTGTTTCATCTTGCTTTCCTCGGGGTGCAGGAAGCCCGGCGCGATGATGCGCCTGACTGCCGGTTAATCATTCAGTGGTTAATTCGCTGCGCCGTCCGGTGCGGGTGGTGGTGATCCGCGTGACGCCTGAATTTCAGGGCGCGGCGCAGCATGATCGAGAAACTCCCACGGCAACGCCGCAGCCAGCTCCGCCAGGCGCTTGATGCCCAGCATCAAAGATCCGCGTTCCTGCTCACTCAAATCGTCAAAGTCTGCTCTCAGGCGTTCCCGCGTCAGCTGCGGCAATCCCTGAAACCGCGCAGCAGCTTCGTTAGCAAGAATAAAAATAACCTCACGCTGGTCTTCTCCCAGCAGGTCATAACGATTGGCTGTTTTGCAGGTGCGGGAGACCTTAAGCTCCGACTGCAAACGGGCGCACTGTTCAAGAAATATCTGACGGCCCGATAACGTTTTATCCTGTCCGGTACGCATGGTTTTACCTCCATCACTGCTGCTTATCCGGGGCACAACTCGTAAGTAGTGCCCCGGATAAGTGCCGGGTTTTAACCATTCCCGGCGCATGGTTTTGTGGTAATTTCGTTATGCCGCCTTCGACCAGGAAGTGAGCGGCATAACTACCCACCAACAAGGAGAATTCATGTCACAAAACGAGACTGTTCCAATCCTCATTCCCGGTGAAATTTAGTGCTACATAGCCAATCACCTGGCATGTCTTCGTTTTCATTACCGCCTTCCTGACGGTGAGGTCATCCCTCAGGCTGATAAGCTCTTTACGGGTCTCACTCCAGAACAAGCCATAGATGCCATTGCTTTTCTGAAGAGCTATGTAGAAAAGATGGCCGCTATTGGCGCTTCTGAAACTGGCAAATCCCGCCACTAGTCACGATAAAACCGGCAACAGATCCGCTGTCGTAATATCTCTTTCTCAGGCCGCATAACTTCGCGGCCTCTTTTATCTTGTTTTTAAGTTTTCTTTTCATTGCTGGCCTCCTTCAGAGGGGTTTCGGCGCAGGTCTTCGATAATTAGCTGACTTTTAGGTTATGCAAGGCGGGGTACGTCGATTTATCAGTCATAGCTACCTCAACTTTGCGGGTGTAATTAAAAATTCTTGTTTTTTTCACACATTCCACGACTTCAATTAGTTCTGGCTATTAAAGGAATGGCATCGTCTAAATACGTATAAATGCCGGTGCGGCCTTTGCTTCCTTGCGTTTCATGACGCCATATCCGCTATTGCCGGGGATGGCACCTCACCATTCATTACGGAATTGACAAATGGACGAAGCACGATCAATGCTTCATCGTCATTCGTGAAAAAGGCCGCGCCGTAGAGATGCTGAAGACCACTAACCAACACACCGTAATGTGATTCGCGCCCTTGGGGATTATTTTCAAAATTAAAATAATAGTCCTGAAGTAATTTATTTATCTGTTCTGCGTAGAAGCTTTTCATTTTCCATGCCTCCTGATTTGAATTTATTTTTCAGATTAACGTGGTGGCAATGGTCACGAATTATTGCCTGTGCGGATGTTAAAAATACCCAGGAAAAAACCAGCAGCCAGAAAGCCAGTAGTAAATCATCAAAAAGAAATGAGTCGTCCATGTTTTATAATCCTGCGCACGGTATTACGGGCTTCAGACAGCGAAAAGTCACGCCCATAATAGTTATTGCTGTTTTCAGCATACTTTGTGATTAAATAAGCGCCGCGATTGTTCAGTGCGTTTCGTGGCGATTTTCGGATCGTGAAACCGGAACAGATATAAATATTCCTGCTGACCTGAATTACACCCGGAATAATTTCCGCAAACTTATCCGGATGCGCCATTAAATGTTTCATGCTGGTGACCTTCCGTTTACCGTGCGACCTGACTTAATTGAACTACGGCGGTAGGTTGCTTTATCACGCATGAGGCGATCTATGTGATAGCGCTCGTCGGCGGTGATGATGGCGCGGCAGTGGCGCAAAGCGTCTAAATATTCCTGCATCATGATGAAGCGCTTAGGGCGCTTTGAACCTGGCATCCCTTCGCGATGAACGGGAATCTGATTTCTGTCCATAAGGTGTTGCACCGATTTAAGGGTGCGACCAGTGACATAAGCGAACTCCTCCGCACTAACAAAAATCTGATTTGCAAGCTCGTCTGTTGGCATATCCCGCAGCTTCGCGGCCTGCTTTGCGGTCATCCTGCAAACTCGCAATGCACGTCCTGTATCAACAGGGAATTGCCTTGCATATTGTGTGTCAATTTCGCTGATGTTTTTCATTGTGCTAAAATCCCTAGTTGAACCCCAATGGGGTTTATTTGGTTCAGAGTTAGCTTTGCTTGCTCTGGTTTGATTTCATTATAATATATGGAGAAGTTGAACATATGTCAATAACACAAGGTGAGAAATTAAGATTAATCAGGTTTTCTGAACAACTAAACAAGAAGGAACTATCTGATTTAGTTGATATTAATTACACCACTTATCATGGGTATGAGAATGATAAATCCAGAATGACTTTAGATTCGGCGGTAAAAATTTTTGGGCACCCCCGTTTTAGCAAGTATCAAGACTGGTTTTTATATGACCGAACAGATCCTGCGAAGGGGCAAATTGCTCCGGCTCTCGCACACTCTATGCAAGACGAAACAACCTCACCCCGTTAAGGAGGGAGAACTGGCTAGATATTTATTACCTTTGGGCTGAAGAACTGAGGGTAAGAGTTGCGCAGTACATCGGAGGGTTATCTTATGTCAATTAAGAAACTCGAAGATGGTCGCTTTGAAGTGGATGTAAGACCGCGGGGCCGCAATGGAAAGCGTATCCGTAAAAAGTTTGACCGTAAAGCTGATGCACATTGCTATGAACGCAGCATCATTGCCAGGTACCAGAACAATGATTATCTCAACCGGCCAGCGGATAAGCGTCGCCTGAGTGAGTTCATTGAAACCTGGTGGATGTTGCTGGGCCGGAATCTGCCCTATGCAAAGTACAGGCTGAGTACTGTCAATGGAATCTGTCGGGACATGAACGACCCCATGATGTACCAGATTGACTCCAGATGTTTAATCGACTATCGGTGCTTGCGCCTGGAGAACGGGATCAAAGCATCGACTATCAATCACGATCTGTTTGCGTTAAGCGGCATTTTTAAAGCAATGGGGGCGATTGATGAGTTCTATGGGGAAAACCATGTTGCCACGCTGGCACCACTCCGGGAAGTAAAATCCGAAATGTCATACCTTACTGAGAACGAGATTAACACTCTTCTTGGCTCAGTAAAGGGTGATTATTACAGGATAGCCGTTCTTTGTTTAGCGACAGGGGCGCGATGGGGGGAGGCTTACGGACTCAAGGCAGAACATATC from Erwinia tracheiphila harbors:
- a CDS encoding replication endonuclease, which encodes MSAPYAWYWNAPRPAPDPSTFGKAPRITELARQIAYYTRSDQRAEALRRAGQPPSACEIMINRALERDLIRDKELKRTEEDRRAARRDRDNNQVVALLAMPDYLREPLMQRLRFLRKKQHDAEQGGKKERPASAFLHGQLNRIFKRVERIDTRFRTPAYQYVTAKERLDALLDLPRLTKREIQTAATLTAGAIEGEFNRLCDLYGVNFSLNDALEAYQNLARTVFKLNVTPAGWEALRTDNDRRSEPDLEQLPGAIARLTCANWWQRKLWRLRRIWREEQLRAAGMVSKTTSVYLSRDALTEHRDQRRRMRDFLKSYELVNEDGFTIDLEDAYYAGNSNPKHRRFEMMTTMKGMENIAEARGDEAVFLTVTCPSRFHATLESGPLNPKWDGSTVRDSSDYLVNVFFAGVRKKLNRKKLRWYGVRVAEPHHDGTVHWHMMIFARPDEREAIVDIVREFAIREDRAELGDDITPRFESELITKEKGTPTSYIATYIGKNVDGAAVGGIDPKTGQPRVDNDSGKSMADSVEHAIGWTGLHGVRQFQFFGIPSRQAYRELRRLAVQMSRQKDGPAELPDKSMDNVLVAADAGCFASYINSQGGVLIPRKDYLIRTAYDVADKLNDYGEAGIQIFGIWAPALGEESRVCTHPDNWVMVRKRIKSASEEALKGVDPDLRGGPDAPWTRGNNCPPEQNSDKSTDIATQEIKDFGQMTRHERRELLKRLRSSPPPGSKESSPPTKYSQPVHSSPPPPQLAARASKVLDILGIYVSERLVEALSRGSSVHTDKTRKMFMDRNGSIRFVNLLRYCKKCSHEVSKNNEDTPDGCQKCTTIKN
- a CDS encoding DNA adenine methylase, whose protein sequence is MIRSLLKWPGGKTRVIPELLPYLPKANCLVEPFVGGASVFLNTDYRRYILADINPDLIRLYREVKGNPDLLTGMARQLFAEGNSKEAYLRNRHIFNSVKGLPDVYRAALFLYLNRHGYNGVVRYNQRGGYNVPFGQHKTAPYFPETEIRQFAEKANDTKAIFLCSSFQNTLKVMAGTDEAIYCDPPYLPVSETASFTQYHTEPFTGKHHRQLVAELLEVNRKYGAPVVISNSDTETTREIYQSFRMHEISVQRSVSTDASNRQRAREVIGTLGTHAESQV
- a CDS encoding type II toxin-antitoxin system YafO family toxin gives rise to the protein MIKVSVHNDIELPAVARKYAHALQSWKNGGSLPSVFGNEGQWEDSGRLRDSFVFKIHIRLPDEKPWPAKLPAASRKSNSYLVYSRHFLYPDKYQLISIMTPNAHELARTSYMAEIERRAEEFQSSF
- a CDS encoding derepression protein gives rise to the protein MATRNSSTCNKPSARDVVRTHQTTEINRKLHRARAMAFFLSAEILRRDYDPMPLYLQSALSYIADDVSDIQAIFKDFTSA
- a CDS encoding phage integrase, with protein sequence MSIKKLEDGRFEVDVRPRGRNGKRIRKKFDRKADAHCYERSIIARYQNNDYLNRPADKRRLSEFIETWWMLLGRNLPYAKYRLSTVNGICRDMNDPMMYQIDSRCLIDYRCLRLENGIKASTINHDLFALSGIFKAMGAIDEFYGENHVATLAPLREVKSEMSYLTENEINTLLGSVKGDYYRIAVLCLATGARWGEAYGLKAEHIIHNNVMFPHTKNGKKRVVPVSQEVADIVKTHESGRLFKVSYSRFRKMMKAAKPNLPKGQAAHALRHTFATHFMMKGGNIITLQRILGHADVSQTMTYAHFSPDYLADAVSFNPLSEVSTLRPQLSGQKGVSGG
- a CDS encoding 3'-5' exonuclease; translation: MIDIEAMDNKPTAAIASVAAAIFDPMSGKVFASMYRAIAIESSEAFGGTLGAETIRWWFKQSGEVRAEVTKEGAGSLPVALSELNRFILRNCDQASVKVWARGTDYDMPIIYNAMRAVELKPVWNFWNVRDVRTVEEVTLTVCGYASNRLVDPEKHNAAADVWNQIAQLSDNLKSLAAKGATGAAL
- a CDS encoding phage portal protein; translated protein: MKKRTYKNKHTASSGSAGQPDISDALRGDPSLSAFTFDGPYPVTDGYDLLDNMYCADNGRWFETPVDWYGLARSFGQASWHQSALYFKRNALTGCYIPHPLLNRQAFSAFVLDWFVFGNCYLECRRNRLNGPLTLRHVPAKYTRRGSDLDTYWFIRQWKDEYMFKAGEVCHVMNPDIHQEIYGMPEYMGALLSASLSHSADKFRKLYYDNGSHAGCILYVGATQVDQESIKVVQKTLSEARGKGAFKNVLINAPGGGKDGVQLIPFSQISAKDEFLNIKSVTRDDILAAHRVPPQLMGAMPGEKGSFGDVEKAARVFAINELMPVMEALKHVNDWLGQDVIRFNPYALLEQK
- a CDS encoding type II toxin-antitoxin system HicB family antitoxin, which gives rise to MTKPATPNMIVIAGQPAVVSYVPEINMFRGRFLGLTGYCDFVSDSIQGLNKEGDISLREYLEDCSAEGIEPYARQEKTRTFTLRYPESFGERLNQAAAENEVSVNAFIVETLNERMKHA
- a CDS encoding helix-turn-helix transcriptional regulator, whose protein sequence is MSITQGEKLRLIRFSEQLNKKELSDLVDINYTTYHGYENDKSRMTLDSAVKIFGHPRFSKYQDWFLYDRTDPAKGQIAPALAHSMQDETTSPR